The following proteins are encoded in a genomic region of Hymenobacter siberiensis:
- a CDS encoding ArsR/SmtB family transcription factor → MAIHKRAEFTAAEQRLAAIAKALGHPARVAIVRLLAQRQACVCGELVLELPLSQSTVSQHLKELKAAGLVQGEVDGPRVCYCLDAAGWAVARQLLGDLLAEMPVVAPAPTTTPSCC, encoded by the coding sequence ATGGCCATACATAAGCGAGCCGAGTTCACGGCGGCCGAGCAGCGGCTGGCGGCCATTGCCAAGGCCCTGGGGCACCCGGCGCGGGTGGCCATTGTGCGGCTGCTGGCCCAGCGCCAAGCCTGCGTGTGCGGCGAGCTGGTGCTGGAGCTGCCCCTGTCGCAAAGCACCGTATCGCAACACCTGAAGGAGTTGAAAGCGGCCGGGCTGGTGCAGGGCGAGGTAGACGGGCCGCGCGTGTGCTACTGCCTGGATGCGGCCGGCTGGGCCGTGGCCCGGCAGCTGCTCGGCGATTTGCTGGCGGAGATGCCGGTTGTGGCCCCCGCTCCCACTACCACTCCCAGCTGCTGCTGA
- a CDS encoding energy transducer TonB: MLNSLRFLSGVGLLGLLATGQSLAQTGPNPAANTSPLAPAAIKPDSVFINPEVRPQFVGGDKAFGAYLSKNIHYPQQALQRRVSGRVMVNFILSAQGRVQDAHVVSGPGSGLNDEALRLVWLMPAWEPARSNGQPVRVACTVPISFNTER; encoded by the coding sequence ATGCTGAATTCTTTACGCTTTCTATCGGGTGTTGGCCTGCTGGGCTTGCTGGCCACCGGCCAGAGCCTGGCGCAAACCGGCCCCAACCCGGCTGCCAATACCAGCCCCTTGGCCCCGGCGGCCATCAAGCCCGATTCGGTGTTCATCAACCCGGAGGTGCGTCCGCAGTTTGTGGGCGGTGATAAGGCCTTTGGGGCCTACCTCAGCAAAAATATTCACTACCCGCAGCAGGCGTTGCAACGGCGGGTATCGGGACGCGTAATGGTCAACTTCATCCTCAGTGCCCAGGGCCGGGTGCAGGATGCCCACGTGGTGAGTGGCCCCGGCAGCGGCCTCAACGACGAAGCTCTGCGCCTGGTGTGGCTGATGCCGGCCTGGGAGCCCGCCCGCTCCAACGGCCAGCCCGTGCGCGTGGCCTGCACCGTGCCCATCTCCTTCAACACAGAGCGATAG
- a CDS encoding BamA/TamA family outer membrane protein: MFLLLGLLAGPARAQTFDPRSAVPPDSLKAKLEILPQRPDSLRQRFDEQRLLNRLQAYSRRKTIAGRAASALFNFTRRQEEQAGLDAVLLDRQFDRHNFKIVRRINIRTLDAFGYNLSDSARVPRTVVEKAGNALHIKTSRSRIRQVLLFRSGQALEPQALAESERLLRQTPEILDARVLVNERTTTQDSVDIEVFTKDVFSITAGVEVGTATSGVITAGDDNFLGQGHQLANSYSYGRNLPQTWAYQGSYTAPFRHFFFAQARYRNENNYRSGGVSLTRDFYSLGTRYAGALSFNAYDQNVGLQAPPAGQQYVLYPLRNYVQDAWIGRALRLRSYDLGYENPGRIIVAARVINTNFTVTPQPTDAPPPDYHNGTLLLGTVGYSVRRYYKARYLFGFGRTEDVPTGTLLSFTAGYDVNSVLPRRYFNARIAAASFSASGSYLYGAVDFGSFQTVNQPRVWQQGLLGTELTAFTRLYHIGNWQYRHFLSSRGTIGLNRNPGDLLKGITNDRGLRGFSPGQPIIATSRFVVNYETTLFTPLSLLGFRLAGIAFADAAWVGDQPRGGTPFNNSPYTAFGLGLRFRNEFTALRTFQLLIGYYPRGLATPNGIKMFESTRETVTFNDFGLGPPGTAPYQ; encoded by the coding sequence GTGTTTTTACTGCTGGGCCTACTGGCCGGGCCGGCGCGCGCGCAGACGTTTGACCCGCGCTCGGCCGTGCCACCCGACTCATTGAAGGCGAAGCTGGAAATCCTGCCCCAACGGCCCGACTCCCTGCGCCAGCGCTTCGACGAGCAGCGGCTGCTGAACCGCTTGCAGGCCTATTCGCGCCGCAAAACCATTGCGGGCCGGGCGGCGTCGGCCCTGTTCAACTTCACGCGGCGCCAGGAGGAGCAGGCCGGCCTCGATGCCGTGCTGCTGGACCGGCAGTTCGACCGCCACAACTTCAAAATCGTGCGGCGCATCAACATCCGCACGCTCGATGCCTTTGGCTACAACCTTTCGGACTCGGCCCGGGTGCCGCGCACCGTGGTTGAGAAGGCCGGCAATGCGCTGCACATCAAAACGTCCCGTTCGCGCATCCGGCAGGTGCTGCTGTTTCGGTCGGGCCAGGCGCTGGAGCCCCAGGCCCTGGCCGAATCGGAGCGCCTGCTGCGCCAGACGCCCGAAATCCTGGATGCCCGCGTGCTGGTAAACGAGCGCACCACTACCCAGGATAGTGTTGATATTGAGGTATTTACCAAGGACGTGTTCAGCATCACGGCCGGCGTGGAGGTGGGCACGGCCACGTCGGGCGTCATCACGGCTGGCGACGACAACTTCCTGGGCCAGGGCCACCAGCTGGCCAACTCCTATAGCTACGGCCGCAACCTCCCCCAGACCTGGGCCTACCAAGGCAGCTACACGGCCCCGTTCCGGCACTTTTTCTTCGCGCAGGCCCGCTACCGCAACGAAAACAACTACCGCTCGGGCGGGGTGTCGCTCACCCGCGACTTTTATTCGCTCGGCACGCGCTACGCCGGAGCGCTCAGCTTCAATGCCTACGACCAGAACGTGGGCCTGCAGGCCCCGCCCGCTGGGCAGCAATACGTACTATACCCCCTACGTAATTATGTGCAGGATGCCTGGATAGGCCGCGCCCTACGCCTGCGCTCCTACGACCTGGGCTACGAAAACCCGGGGCGCATCATCGTGGCGGCCCGCGTCATCAACACCAACTTCACCGTTACCCCCCAACCCACCGACGCTCCGCCGCCGGACTACCACAACGGTACGCTGCTGCTGGGCACGGTGGGCTACTCGGTGCGGCGCTATTACAAGGCCCGGTATCTGTTTGGCTTTGGCCGCACCGAGGACGTGCCCACGGGCACGCTGCTAAGCTTCACGGCGGGCTACGATGTGAACAGTGTGCTGCCGCGCCGCTACTTCAACGCGCGCATTGCGGCCGCCAGCTTCAGCGCCAGCGGCAGCTACCTCTATGGAGCCGTCGACTTTGGGTCGTTTCAGACCGTGAACCAGCCCCGCGTGTGGCAGCAGGGCCTGCTGGGCACCGAACTCACGGCCTTCACCAGGCTCTACCACATAGGCAACTGGCAGTACCGGCACTTCCTCAGCAGCCGGGGCACCATCGGGCTGAACCGCAACCCCGGCGACCTGCTTAAGGGCATCACCAACGACCGGGGCCTGCGCGGGTTTTCGCCGGGGCAGCCCATCATTGCCACCAGCCGCTTCGTGGTGAACTACGAAACCACGCTTTTCACGCCGCTTTCGCTCCTGGGCTTTCGGCTGGCCGGCATTGCCTTCGCCGACGCGGCCTGGGTGGGCGACCAGCCCCGGGGCGGCACGCCCTTCAACAATTCGCCCTACACGGCCTTTGGCCTGGGCCTGCGCTTTCGCAACGAGTTCACGGCCCTGCGCACGTTTCAGCTGCTCATCGGCTATTACCCGCGCGGCCTGGCCACGCCCAACGGCATCAAAATGTTTGAGTCGACCCGCGAAACGGTTACGTTCAACGATTTCGGCCTCGGGCCGCCCGGCACGGCACCCTATCAGTAA
- a CDS encoding putative DNA modification/repair radical SAM protein: MNERIQEKLSILADAAKYDASCSSSGGKRKNEGKGLGNAEGMGICHSYTEDGRCVSLLKILLTNHCIFDCAYCVSRRSNDVKRAAFTVDEVVDLTINFYRRNYIEGLFLSSGIFSSPDYTMERLVRIVKKLRTEHKFNGYIHVKTIPGASPELIAEAGLYADRLSVNIELPSELALTTLAPEKNYAEILTPMGQIRDGIIQNKEEKALFRKVPAFATAGQSTQLIVGASPETDLQIIKLTDSLYKGYGLKRVYYSGYIPVTDDARLPQVTQPPVIREHRLYQTDWLMRFYGFQADEILDPAHPHLDLEIDPKLAWALRNRHVFPVDVNVADYEMILRIPGVGARSAKRIIAARRFATLDMETLRQLGVVLKRAKYFLTCRGEHQPVIGELTEQQVRRQILFGAGSVRSALVTQQLDLFAQAS; encoded by the coding sequence ATGAACGAGCGCATTCAGGAGAAACTAAGCATATTAGCCGACGCGGCCAAGTACGATGCCTCGTGCAGCAGCAGCGGCGGCAAGCGTAAAAACGAGGGCAAAGGCCTCGGTAATGCCGAGGGCATGGGCATCTGCCACAGCTACACCGAGGACGGCCGTTGCGTGAGCCTGCTCAAGATTCTGCTCACCAATCACTGCATTTTCGATTGCGCCTACTGCGTGTCGCGCCGCTCGAACGACGTGAAGCGCGCGGCCTTCACCGTGGATGAAGTGGTGGACCTCACCATTAACTTCTACCGCCGCAACTACATCGAGGGCCTGTTCTTGAGCTCCGGCATTTTCTCCAGCCCCGACTACACCATGGAGCGCCTCGTGCGCATCGTGAAAAAGCTGCGTACTGAGCATAAGTTCAACGGCTACATTCACGTCAAAACCATTCCCGGCGCCTCGCCTGAGCTCATTGCCGAAGCCGGCCTCTACGCCGACCGCCTCAGCGTGAACATCGAGCTGCCCTCGGAGTTGGCGCTGACCACGCTGGCCCCGGAAAAGAATTATGCCGAAATCCTGACCCCGATGGGCCAGATTCGGGACGGCATCATCCAGAACAAGGAGGAAAAAGCGCTGTTCAGGAAAGTGCCCGCCTTCGCCACTGCCGGCCAAAGCACGCAGCTCATTGTGGGGGCCAGTCCCGAGACGGACTTGCAGATTATCAAGCTGACCGACAGCCTGTATAAGGGCTACGGCTTGAAGCGGGTGTACTATTCCGGCTATATCCCGGTCACGGACGATGCCCGCCTGCCGCAGGTCACGCAGCCGCCCGTTATCCGGGAGCACCGCCTGTACCAGACCGACTGGTTGATGCGCTTCTACGGCTTCCAGGCCGATGAAATTCTCGACCCCGCCCACCCGCACCTCGACCTCGAAATTGATCCCAAGCTGGCCTGGGCCCTGCGCAACCGCCACGTATTTCCCGTCGATGTGAACGTGGCCGACTATGAGATGATACTGCGCATTCCCGGCGTGGGCGCGCGCTCGGCCAAGCGCATCATCGCGGCCCGCCGCTTCGCCACGCTCGATATGGAAACCCTGCGCCAGCTGGGCGTGGTGCTGAAGCGCGCCAAGTATTTCCTCACCTGCCGGGGCGAGCACCAGCCCGTCATCGGCGAGCTGACCGAGCAGCAGGTGCGCCGCCAGATTCTGTTCGGGGCCGGCTCGGTGCGCTCGGCCCTCGTGACGCAGCAGCTCGACTTATTTGCGCAAGCCTCCTGA
- a CDS encoding Ig-like domain-containing protein — protein MKKDNYSILDLPICRLLLLLWLALLSTLGGTASALARPADVLVDYCFTTPDYAVLAETVGPNVNFTFHPLGATAGGNLAIIYLREGSVGAYPGYTMTKNAAGDFTFSKAVAGGVVTSLYFTYEVGPGGPQRNTAATPHSYTVGTVCAVSSSNVPPTVSLTAPAASAVFAAPATITLTANATDSDGTIAKVEFYQGTTLLGQALTAPYTYTWTGVPGDAYSLTAKATDNGNASTTSAPVAILVQSPDGYCSTRPDYSYSAVTTGGNVTFTFHPRGATAGGNLAIVFIREGSIGAYPGYTMVKNAAGDFTFSKAIASGTVTSVYFTYEIGPGGAQQTSLADPHIYTVGTSCRTATATATQPASLTTALSISPNPASGRAVLTFAPGPASAFVATLYDLRGARVKTIGVGTAEAGKALALPLSTEDLADGIYLVKLQTSYGVATARLVVSR, from the coding sequence ATGAAAAAAGACAACTACTCTATCTTGGATTTGCCGATTTGCCGCCTGCTTTTGCTGCTGTGGCTGGCGCTGTTGAGCACACTGGGAGGAACGGCTTCGGCTCTGGCCCGGCCCGCAGACGTGCTGGTTGATTACTGCTTCACCACGCCCGACTACGCTGTGCTGGCCGAAACGGTGGGGCCGAATGTGAACTTTACGTTTCACCCCTTGGGAGCCACGGCGGGTGGCAATCTGGCCATTATCTACCTCCGCGAGGGCTCTGTGGGGGCTTACCCGGGCTACACGATGACGAAAAATGCGGCCGGCGACTTCACCTTCAGCAAAGCCGTTGCGGGGGGCGTGGTTACGAGCCTGTACTTCACCTACGAGGTGGGGCCCGGCGGCCCACAGCGCAATACTGCCGCCACGCCGCACAGTTACACCGTAGGCACGGTGTGCGCCGTATCGTCGAGCAACGTGCCGCCCACGGTTAGCCTCACCGCACCCGCGGCTTCGGCGGTTTTTGCCGCACCGGCCACCATCACCCTCACCGCCAATGCCACCGATTCGGATGGCACCATTGCGAAAGTAGAATTCTATCAGGGCACTACGCTGCTGGGGCAGGCCCTGACGGCTCCCTATACCTACACCTGGACGGGCGTGCCCGGCGATGCCTACTCACTTACGGCCAAAGCCACCGATAACGGCAATGCCAGCACGACTTCGGCCCCGGTAGCCATTCTGGTGCAAAGCCCGGACGGCTACTGCTCCACCCGGCCCGATTATTCCTACTCAGCCGTGACGACCGGCGGCAACGTGACTTTCACGTTCCATCCGCGCGGAGCCACGGCGGGCGGCAACCTGGCCATTGTGTTCATCCGCGAAGGCTCGATAGGGGCATACCCTGGCTATACCATGGTTAAGAACGCAGCCGGCGACTTCACCTTTAGCAAAGCCATTGCCAGCGGCACTGTTACGAGCGTGTATTTCACTTACGAAATCGGCCCGGGGGGCGCCCAGCAAACCTCCCTTGCCGACCCGCATATCTACACCGTAGGCACCAGCTGCCGTACGGCCACGGCCACCGCCACTCAGCCCGCGTCCCTCACAACGGCTCTGAGCATCTCGCCTAATCCGGCTTCGGGCCGCGCCGTGCTCACCTTTGCGCCGGGGCCGGCCTCCGCCTTCGTGGCAACGCTTTACGACCTGCGCGGGGCACGGGTGAAAACCATCGGAGTGGGTACTGCCGAGGCTGGCAAGGCGTTAGCGCTGCCGCTCAGCACCGAAGACCTGGCTGATGGCATTTACCTGGTGAAGCTGCAAACCAGCTACGGCGTTGCCACGGCGCGCCTGGTGGTGAGCCGCTAA
- a CDS encoding TIGR03915 family putative DNA repair protein, which yields MKPIRRPASLVGAAARRRSAPTLTTPPLDYTYDGTFEGLLTVLFSIYESKSPPNSIQPEATAQSGLFAQPAHRETDETRAARVWEGLLKTMSAEARARLYHVFLSEDADRELLIFRYVDLALSSPVDVAENYANADVRRVQRLAQMMFREKHRMEAFVRFEKTSDELFHATIEPDMDVLPLIAAHFTKRYADQRWLIYDRRRHYGLYYDLTRTDIVQFENPTGQKSTDISATVLDEREPLFKHLWQTYFDHVNIPERKNLKLHRRHMPLRYWKYLSEKQPREQRFEPIKNKQVIVGKEVSAGQKLLPPAG from the coding sequence ATGAAACCGATTCGTCGCCCGGCGTCGTTGGTGGGAGCCGCCGCCCGCCGCCGCTCGGCCCCCACGCTCACCACCCCGCCGCTGGACTACACCTACGACGGCACCTTCGAGGGCCTGCTCACGGTGCTGTTCAGCATCTACGAAAGCAAGTCGCCGCCCAACAGCATTCAGCCCGAAGCCACGGCCCAGAGTGGCCTGTTTGCGCAGCCCGCCCACCGCGAAACCGACGAAACCCGCGCCGCCCGCGTGTGGGAAGGATTGCTGAAAACGATGAGTGCCGAGGCCCGCGCCCGCCTCTACCACGTTTTTCTGAGCGAAGATGCCGACCGGGAGCTGCTGATTTTCAGGTATGTGGATTTGGCCCTGAGCTCGCCGGTTGATGTGGCCGAGAACTACGCCAACGCCGACGTGCGCCGCGTGCAGCGCCTGGCCCAGATGATGTTTCGCGAGAAGCATCGCATGGAGGCCTTCGTGCGCTTCGAGAAAACCAGCGACGAGCTGTTCCACGCCACCATTGAGCCCGATATGGACGTGCTGCCGCTCATCGCCGCGCACTTCACCAAGCGCTACGCCGACCAGCGCTGGCTGATTTATGACCGCCGCCGCCACTACGGGCTGTACTATGACCTCACGCGCACCGACATTGTGCAGTTTGAAAATCCCACGGGGCAGAAATCAACCGACATCTCCGCTACTGTGCTTGATGAGCGAGAGCCGTTATTCAAGCACCTTTGGCAGACGTATTTCGACCACGTTAATATCCCCGAACGTAAAAACCTGAAGCTGCACCGCCGCCACATGCCGCTGCGCTACTGGAAATACCTCAGCGAAAAGCAGCCCCGTGAGCAGCGCTTCGAGCCCATTAAAAACAAGCAGGTGATTGTGGGCAAGGAGGTGTCGGCGGGTCAGAAGCTACTGCCGCCAGCGGGGTAA
- the rfbD gene encoding dTDP-4-dehydrorhamnose reductase has protein sequence MSTTLVFGASGQLGQCLAHVARERGTTGLLFLAEAQANILNPEGLATLFAEQRPAYVINCAAYTAVDKAEDEVDLARRINRDGVENLARLCAEHGTVLIQISTDFVFAGAGNEPLLETDATEPISVYGLTKLEGEQVIPTLTEQYFTLRTSWLYSEFAGNFVKTMQKLGRERDELRVIWDQVGTPTYAIDLAGVILGLIESRSTAYGLYHYSNEGLTSWYDFATAIFELSAIEVKTTPIRTAEYPTKATRPPFSVMDKTKIKTQLGVAIPHWRESLKTCVERLAAAGF, from the coding sequence ATGAGTACGACACTGGTTTTTGGAGCCTCCGGGCAATTGGGGCAGTGCCTGGCGCACGTAGCCCGCGAGCGTGGCACAACGGGCCTGCTGTTTTTGGCCGAGGCGCAGGCCAACATCCTCAACCCCGAGGGCCTGGCCACGCTATTTGCCGAGCAACGCCCGGCCTACGTCATCAACTGCGCCGCCTACACGGCCGTGGACAAGGCCGAGGATGAGGTAGACCTGGCCCGCCGCATCAACCGCGACGGCGTGGAAAACCTGGCTCGTCTCTGCGCGGAGCACGGCACCGTGCTCATTCAGATTTCCACCGATTTCGTGTTTGCCGGCGCGGGCAACGAGCCCCTGCTCGAAACCGACGCTACCGAGCCAATTAGCGTGTACGGCCTCACCAAGCTCGAGGGCGAGCAGGTGATTCCGACCCTCACCGAGCAATACTTCACGCTGCGCACCAGCTGGCTGTACTCGGAATTTGCCGGCAATTTCGTGAAAACCATGCAGAAGCTGGGCCGCGAGCGCGACGAGCTACGCGTGATTTGGGACCAGGTGGGCACGCCCACCTACGCCATCGACCTGGCCGGTGTCATCCTCGGCCTCATCGAGAGCCGCAGCACGGCCTACGGACTCTACCACTACAGCAACGAGGGCCTGACTTCGTGGTACGATTTCGCCACGGCCATTTTTGAGCTCAGTGCAATTGAGGTGAAAACTACGCCCATCCGCACCGCCGAATACCCTACCAAGGCCACCCGTCCGCCGTTTTCGGTGATGGACAAGACTAAGATTAAGACCCAACTGGGCGTAGCCATCCCGCACTGGCGCGAGAGCCTGAAAACCTGCGTGGAGCGGCTTGCGGCAGCGGGGTTTTAA
- a CDS encoding MFS transporter, whose protein sequence is MSELLIEPAPAAVSPPLPLRRLDGALVWLMAITCGLVVANIYYNQPLLAAIGRTFHLSDSSASLVATATQVGYTLGMLFVVPLGDMLERKRLIMIMLLGAAACLGLAAFAPSFALLAGASILLGICSAVPQLLLPMAAHLAPEADRGRIVGRIMSGLLIGILASRTLSGYVGAHLGWRAMFEIAAGLMLALLGLLAWRLPRDQPNFAGSYGSLMKSLLTLTSTLPALRRSALVGGLLFAAFSVFWTTLTFFLEGPAYQYGSDVVGFFGLIGAMGALAAPLAGKVADTRGPDFTIGVGILLALAAYVLMGLTGFHLAGLVLGVILLDVGVQSVHISNQTKVFSLVPEARSRLNTVYMTGYFTGGSLGSVAGGLAWMHGGWAGVCVLGGAFTCAAYLASRYYGRDSAATSVTDAQQTIA, encoded by the coding sequence ATGTCAGAATTGCTTATCGAACCCGCCCCTGCGGCAGTTTCGCCTCCCCTACCCCTCCGCCGGCTCGACGGGGCCCTCGTCTGGCTCATGGCCATCACCTGCGGGCTGGTGGTGGCCAATATTTACTACAACCAACCGCTACTGGCCGCCATCGGCCGCACCTTTCACCTCTCCGACAGCAGCGCCAGCCTGGTGGCCACGGCCACGCAGGTGGGCTACACGCTGGGCATGCTGTTTGTGGTGCCGCTGGGCGACATGCTGGAGCGCAAGCGTCTGATAATGATTATGCTGCTGGGCGCGGCAGCCTGCCTGGGACTGGCAGCGTTTGCGCCCAGCTTTGCGCTGCTGGCGGGGGCCAGCATCCTGTTGGGCATCTGCTCGGCGGTGCCGCAGCTGCTGCTGCCCATGGCCGCCCACCTGGCCCCCGAGGCCGACCGGGGCCGCATCGTGGGCCGCATCATGAGCGGGCTGCTGATTGGCATTCTGGCCTCGCGCACGCTCAGTGGCTACGTGGGCGCGCACCTGGGCTGGCGGGCCATGTTTGAGATAGCGGCCGGGCTGATGCTGGCCCTGCTGGGCCTGCTGGCCTGGCGGCTGCCCCGCGACCAGCCAAATTTCGCGGGCTCCTACGGCTCGCTGATGAAGTCGCTGCTGACCCTGACGAGCACCCTGCCGGCCCTGCGCCGCTCGGCGCTGGTGGGCGGGCTGCTGTTTGCGGCCTTCAGCGTATTCTGGACCACACTCACGTTTTTTCTGGAAGGCCCGGCCTACCAGTACGGCAGCGATGTAGTCGGCTTTTTTGGGCTGATTGGGGCAATGGGGGCCTTAGCCGCGCCGCTGGCCGGCAAAGTAGCCGACACGCGCGGGCCGGACTTCACCATCGGCGTGGGTATTCTGCTGGCACTGGCCGCCTACGTGCTGATGGGCCTCACCGGCTTTCACCTGGCCGGGCTGGTGCTCGGCGTCATTCTGCTGGATGTGGGCGTGCAATCGGTCCACATCTCCAACCAGACCAAGGTATTCTCCCTGGTGCCCGAGGCACGCAGCCGCCTCAACACGGTGTACATGACCGGCTACTTCACGGGCGGCTCGCTCGGCTCGGTGGCCGGCGGGCTGGCCTGGATGCACGGCGGCTGGGCCGGCGTGTGTGTGCTGGGTGGGGCATTTACCTGCGCAGCCTATTTGGCCAGCCGCTACTACGGGCGCGACTCAGCCGCTACTTCGGTAACTGACGCTCAGCAAACTATAGCTTAA
- a CDS encoding GreA/GreB family elongation factor translates to MSRGFTKEDDAQTPPIIPPRAALPPGTPNYVTPAGLALLRSELAILEAERTQAEANHDNDTDRTHRLSLYNGRLALLLERIGSARVVEPAGQPPKEVRFGATVTLRTSGTGAERTLAIVGVDEAEIASGKVAFVAPIARALQGARLGQTVSFKLGPKEELVEVADIRYADS, encoded by the coding sequence ATGAGCCGAGGATTTACCAAGGAAGACGACGCGCAGACGCCGCCCATTATTCCGCCCCGGGCGGCCCTGCCGCCGGGCACGCCCAACTACGTTACGCCCGCCGGCTTGGCGCTGCTCCGCAGTGAGCTGGCTATCCTGGAAGCCGAGCGCACCCAGGCCGAAGCCAACCACGACAACGATACCGACCGCACCCATCGCCTCTCCCTCTACAACGGCCGGCTGGCCCTGCTGCTGGAGCGCATCGGCAGCGCCCGGGTGGTGGAGCCCGCCGGCCAGCCGCCCAAAGAGGTGCGCTTCGGAGCCACGGTCACGCTGCGCACCAGCGGAACCGGAGCGGAGCGCACGCTGGCCATCGTGGGGGTGGACGAAGCCGAGATTGCCAGCGGCAAAGTGGCGTTTGTGGCTCCTATTGCCCGGGCCTTGCAGGGCGCAAGGCTGGGCCAGACTGTGTCCTTTAAGCTGGGACCCAAGGAGGAATTGGTGGAGGTGGCGGACATCCGCTATGCTGATTCGTAA
- a CDS encoding bestrophin family protein, protein MIIYKSTDWLDALRHLSASDVIRQLLKRVFFVGIYATVITAGAAEFERLNTVIDKEFFTFLGIMLSLLMVFRTNTAYDRFYEGRRVWGELVNNCRNLAVLVNARLPADDMATRTYFARLLSNFPIALDGHLRRGVRFEKLEDATPGHVDQLRAIDHVPSRIAALIQEFFEHLLRQGVILPEHLITFQRHHETLLDVAGVCERIKGTPIPFSYSFFIKGFITVFILIMPFNLLDTYQWLTVPITMFGAYALLGVEMIGDEIEDPFGKDSNDLPLTQISNLIRANVHEIMRVELDKEVRELADLPYSVVF, encoded by the coding sequence ATGATTATATATAAATCGACCGACTGGTTGGATGCGCTGCGGCATCTGAGCGCTTCTGATGTAATTCGCCAACTGCTGAAACGGGTGTTCTTCGTGGGTATCTATGCCACCGTAATAACGGCTGGTGCCGCCGAATTTGAGCGCCTGAATACGGTTATCGACAAAGAGTTTTTTACTTTCCTGGGCATCATGCTCAGCTTGCTGATGGTCTTCCGGACCAACACGGCGTACGACCGATTTTATGAGGGCCGCCGCGTGTGGGGCGAGCTCGTGAATAACTGCCGCAACTTGGCCGTGCTCGTCAATGCCCGCCTGCCGGCCGATGACATGGCTACCCGTACCTACTTTGCCCGCTTGCTCTCCAATTTCCCCATTGCCCTCGATGGTCACCTGCGCAGAGGCGTGCGCTTCGAGAAGCTGGAAGATGCAACCCCGGGCCACGTCGACCAGCTGCGTGCCATCGACCATGTCCCCAGTCGCATTGCCGCCCTTATTCAGGAGTTTTTCGAGCACCTGCTGCGCCAGGGCGTCATCCTGCCCGAGCACCTTATCACCTTCCAGCGCCACCACGAAACCCTGCTCGACGTGGCCGGCGTCTGCGAGCGCATCAAGGGCACGCCCATTCCGTTCTCCTACAGCTTCTTTATCAAGGGCTTCATTACGGTATTCATCCTGATAATGCCCTTCAACCTGCTGGATACCTACCAGTGGCTCACGGTGCCTATCACCATGTTCGGAGCTTACGCGCTGCTAGGTGTAGAGATGATTGGCGACGAGATTGAAGACCCCTTCGGCAAGGACAGCAACGACTTGCCGCTCACCCAGATTTCCAACCTTATCCGGGCCAACGTGCACGAAATCATGCGGGTAGAGCTGGATAAAGAAGTGCGCGAGCTAGCCGACCTGCCATATAGCGTGGTGTTTTAA